The genomic DNA GAGTGGGCGCCGCGGGAGCCGTCGCGGCTGCGCAGCGTCCAGCCGTCGGCGTCGGTGTAGATCTTGTCCGTGCTCTCGCAGAACCAGGGCTCGATGGCGATGACCAGGCCCGGCTTGAGCGTGAGGCCGCGGCCGCGGCGGCCGTCGTTGGCGACGTGCGGGTCGCCGTGCATGGTGCGGCCGACGCCGTGGCCGCCGAAGTCGGTGTTGATCTTGTACCCCGCGTGGTTGGCCACCCGGGCGATGGCGAAGGAGATGTCGCCGACCCGCGCGCCGGCCTGGGCGGCCTCGATGCCCGCGGCGAGCGCCTCCTGCGTGGTGTCGATCAGCCGCTGGTCCTGCTCGCGCACCTGCCCGACGACCACGCTGACCGCGGAGTCGGAGACCCAGCCGTCGACCGACGCGGCGAAGTCCACGCTCAGC from Microlunatus sagamiharensis includes the following:
- the map gene encoding type I methionyl aminopeptidase, translating into MIEYRTPAEIEQMRPAGRFVADVLTALVAKADVGVNLLELDRLAHEMIVERGAESCYIDYHPSFGASPFGKVLCTSVNDAVLHGLPHDYVLADGDLLSVDFAASVDGWVSDSAVSVVVGQVREQDQRLIDTTQEALAAGIEAAQAGARVGDISFAIARVANHAGYKINTDFGGHGVGRTMHGDPHVANDGRRGRGLTLKPGLVIAIEPWFCESTDKIYTDADGWTLRSRDGSRGAHSEHTIAITEDGPLVLTSRG